The DNA segment TCAGTATTAATTCTATTATTACAATAGTCACCAAAAACAActctattattaaaatatatcttaTTTCAGATAATTGCTCCACTAGTCCACTGATGACATAGAATTAGGTACATTGTAATTAAGATGGGTCAATAGATTTATCGTCATAAAAGGCAAGTCTATACGTAAAGAGGGAAAAAAATCTTAACATTTTATTGctaaaaatttacaaattttgCAAAGCTTTAAATCTATATGGTATTGTTCAAATATGCTAAACCTATTCAGTATTTTCACAGCCACTTTACTGTTGGAGATGTTACGTTGGAAATATTACGTTGGTTTTCTATATTAATATTGTGTTAATGAGAATTAAATTAGAGATAAATGACACTTATTAGTAgtcaaatcaaaattattttttccctCAACGAATCAAAGACAATCTCTGAGATaagtaataacaaaaaaaattaaaatatttcttGCAACATAATTTCTTTTGCCCGGTATAAAATgcgcatatatatatatatatgaaaagtcTATGGTCCAgcaattttaatgaattttggccagcatgtaactaGGAGAGAaatgtgagccattggatgaaatcttacatcaatctcacaccatcaaatcattattgatggctaattgatggctaacaatcacaaaaattactagtcccctagcattgctctatatgaaattaaaatttattgttttttattattatttttaatttatcaatctagtttcttatcatattttaatatagttgaatttaaaacaaattatattaattttagtaCATATTTGAGTGTCATtactttgataaaaaaaatattttttaataatttttttaatgtgttggataaatttttagtagtaaaagtaaaagtactagaaaaataaaaaaatattttttagaaactgcaatttaattttttttaaagatttttttctttttaaaaaagatgtttttcatataataaataaaaaaaatatacttttatattgttatacccaaacataattaatagataaaaagattttttgtaTAAGATATCCAAAGGTTGAAAAATTTAGATATGGAAATAAGATGAGTAATAtactttaatattataatttttaatattattttaaattatggaAAGTACATAAATCGGACTCTCGaatttatgtataaaaaattttaaaaatttgggaTACACAtctgatttgtgtttaaaaaactaaaaaaaatttgaaaaacacaaTAGAATGATTCGATTTGTGtactccaaatttttttaaacacaaatcggaGATTCGAGGATCCAATTTTTGTACCTAAAAATCGGATGATCCGAGATTTCTGCATTTCTTAAAAATAGGACAAAATTATAGCAgtttacaatttaaaaaaatatcattgttaatccaatattaaaaataaaaatataaaatccaaatataaaattatttttattttttcataagatctttaaaaaaaacaaataaaaaaaaaatcttttcgcATAAACTCACTCAAAAAAGTTCTTAGTATTTTACCTTCAAAATCCATGTAAATTTCATTGCAAATACCTCTTGTTTGGTTGCTTCATGCGATCTCTTTTGGATTTAGTTGAATTTTTTGTGTGTGAAAAGATGGGTaagttattaataaattatttgtctCTTAATATTATTAGAATACAATATTtatacattgaaaatataaatatatattttttatttttatagaaacTGTGATAGGAGTACGGTGGATTATAATTTAAAGTAAATCGCAGTAAAAGTGTAATGGTTTGCGTTAAGTTAAGTGTGAAAAAATCGCTACACCTTTTATGCGGTATGGTAGTTTTTATATAGGCAAGCATTATATGAAAAATTGTTGAAAGAATGTAACAGTTTATTTTCACACGCAACTCAACGTGAATCGCTATTCTTCTACCGCAATTTACgtctaaattataatttagacGCAGttttcatataaataaaaaattatatttacgACTTTAacgtataaaaattatattttaataatattaaaaaacaaataatttattttaataacttaCCTGAAAAAGTCGTGAATATCTAGTTTGTTGAGAACTTTTTGTTGTACATGACATTAATATCTCAAGGTAAGAAACAAAATGcaaaattataaacataaatataatgaaaatatatagtatgatatttatttataagaGAATATCCCCATTTAGTAGTGCATATTCATATTCATTTCACAATGAGTCAATCTTGCAAGTTACCAATATTTTAttggaaaaaaagagaagaaaagacaaaaaataaaaataaaaaacaagagTAGAGGGAAAGGCgaaaattggataaaaatttaaaaagaatgttCCCTCCTACTTTGTACGCCAAAATGGATGATACTAAATAGTAAATATTAGAGTAGAGTCCCTTCCCTTCCCAACAATATAAAATCCCGTCTTTTTTTCACTGTCTctcacactctctctcttcacCCGCTACTATTTTCTTTCGCCAGTCACACACCACTACATGGCCCACTCCAAGGCACTTCCGTGCGACTCCGACGGTGCCTGNNNNNNNNNNNNNNNNNNNNNNNNNNNNNNNNNNNCTGCCCCTGTTCAAGCATCGGCTCCCGCCGTTGCCGGAAACTCCGACAGCTTAGTGGCGGCGATCCGGGCGATTCAGGGAGACACCTCACTCACTGACGAGGAGAAGGCAAAGAAGAGACAGGAGCTCGTTTCTCGCTCCTCGAAGCCACTCGCAGCAGCGGAGAATGGCAAAGCAGAGAAGGACATCTTCGATGGGAGTCTGAACTGCTCAATCTGCATGCAGTTGCCGGAGAGACCCGTCACGGTTAGTTTGTTCTGTTCTGGATTGCTTCTTCATGTCAATGTTCACACCATTCAATTTTTCGGAGCTGATTTTTTCTTGGGTTGGGTGTGCAGACGCCGTGTGGTCACAACTTTTGTTTGAAGTGCTTCCAGAAGTGGATTGGGCAGGCAAAGCGGACCTGTGCGAACTGTCGCAGTCAGATCCCACCTAAGATGGCCGAAAACCCTCGGATTAATGACCAGCTGGCCATTGCGATCCGTTTGGCGAGGCAAATGAAGGCCACGGGGATGGTGGGTGCGGTAGCGCAGCCCAAGGTGTATGTTTCTCGAAAAAACGACGAGCTTCCAGACACTTGCTTCACCACTGAGCGGGCGAAGAAGACTGGCAAGGCCAACGCGTGCAGTGGTAAGATTTTTGTGACGATCCCTTCGGATTTTTTGGGTCCAATCACTGCTGAGTATGATCCCAGGAACAATCGTGGGGTTCTTGTTGGGGATACTTGGGAAGACAGAATGGATTGCAGGCAGTGGGGCGCCCATTTCCCTCATGTTGCGGGCATTGCTGGTCAAAAGGGTTTTGGTGCTCAGTCTGTAGCTCTTTCAGGTGGCTATGTTGATGACGAGGATCATGGAGAGTGGTTCCTCTACACTGGAAGGTAACTAACTGCTTTGCATACTCATTTGCTTGTTTTCTATGTCTCTGTTGATTGAGTTTCTTTGTGGTTGTTTTGTCTGCAGTGGTGGAAAGGACCTTAGTGGCAACAAACGCACTAACAAAACACATTCATTTGACCAGAAGTTTGACAACATGAATGAGGCCCTCAGAGTGAGTTGCCAACAAGGTTATCCTGTTAGGGTTGTGAGGTCAGTTATGTCAATCATTTTTATAATCATTCCCCTTCATCACATGTAATTGATTGACCAAATCTATGCACGCCTTTGCCAGAAGATACCCACATTGCTTCTTTATTATTCCAAATCTATTTCTGCTTATAtgcaataaaatcaatttatttcattGCCTTGGCTTTTATTTCTTCTCCCAAAGTTTCCTTCTAATTTGTGTTGACGTACTGTGTGAATATGAATGGTTTAGTCTGTTTAACTTTTTTAGTTGATTCTCGTGCTTGCTCATATTTTTGGATTGTCTTAGTCATGCCTTTCATCTGAGTCTCGTGCTTCTGTGTAAATATTTTTGCCTTGTTCATGTTCTCAATCTTTGTCAGGTCCCACAAGGAAAAACGATCTGCTTATGCACCCCAATTCGGAGTGAGGTATGATGGAGTTTATCGAATAGAGAAATGCTGGCGTAAGAAGGGAATACAAGTAAGATACTAGGAAAGCCTTGTAGTTAATTACATTTAATAGATCCTAACATTTTTTCCCTATTGAATTGATTATCTTTCTCCAAAATGATCCTCAAGAGTCCTCTTTTTGGGTTAGGGTTGCTTGGTTTGCAGATATTTGTTTGTTAGATGTGACAATGAACCAGCTCCATGGACAAGGTTGGTTCCTTGTATCAATGTGTGTCTTTGTGTGAGTGCATATACATTCAATCTTGAACTTATTTGGGTCATTCATCTGCAGTGATGAACATGGAGACCGTCCACGCCCACTTCCAGTGGTTAAAGAGTTGAAGGGGGCAATTGATGTAACTGAAAGGAAGAAAGCTGCAGCATGGGATTATGATGTAAGTGGTGTTGTATAAAACTATAgtctgtttatttttcttgtatctaaaattctaaatgTTATTGCATTATGAGGTATTAATTCATTTGCCCCTTTTTTCTACTAGGTTACTAGGTTAAGACAAGATAATCATCACTTGTTTTGCGCTAGATATTTTGCATATTCTTTGTTCCATTGAATTTAATTCTACCTTTATTGTTTATACATTTTAGGAGGAAAAGGAATGCTGGATGTGGAAGAGACCCCCACCACCAAGCAAGAAAATGGATGCTATAAGGTGTGAAAATGGGATAtcagaaaagataaaaattgtaCGAAAAGTCAAGACCAAGCCAGTGAGAGATAGGCTTATGAAAGGTACATGTTGCCTTGGACTTTCCTATAAAGACTTTAACCATCTCTTAAACCACTTTGATTTGATGCCTTTGCAGTTATTACTATGTATGAGATTCTTAAGTTGATATAATTTTGCTTCTTGCTTCATCAATTTTGCAGAGTTTGCTTGCCTCTTGTGTCGCAAGGTGTTGAGCGTCCCTGTGACAACTCCTTGTGGCCACAACTTCTGCAAATCCTGTTTGGAGGGTGCCTTTTCTGGCAAAAGTTTTATCAGAAAGAGGGGAAGCGAAGGTGGGCGCACCTTGCGAGCACAGAAGAATGTTATGAAATGCCCTTCATGTTCAATTGACATAGCTGAATTTCTTCAGAACCCAGAGGTAGTACATCATGTCTCTTTCTAATTGTCTGAGCATATCGTTGGTGATGGTATTTGGGAAAGCATGAATTTGGTTTTACTCCCAAACTATTTTAATTAGGAAGGTGAATGTTATTGCCATTGACTATCTGTTTTTGCTTCTTGTTTTATATTTGACACCAAATGTGGATAACTTAAAATCCAAAcgttaatttgtttttattttctgttaacCCAAAGTCACTGAAAAATCTTAGGCCTTCTTTGAAATGAGATTCAATGGAGAGTTGGCAAGTTTAATTAGGTGGTGTTCACATTTAGAAATAAATCTTCTAAAGAGGATCATTCATAAATATGCAATTTACAGTTTGTATGTGATCTTGCGATTGTATTTATGCTGTTTCTGGCCTTTGCAATAGGTTAACAGACACATGATGAGTGCGATAGAAGCCCTCCTCCGCGAGGCTGAGATGGAAGAGAGTTCTGAAGTGTCCAATGACAAAAATGATGAAAATATAGAGActgtgaatgatgatgatggtacAGAAGTTTCAAAGCCTTGTGATTCAGGTGAGAATGTCCTAGAGGAGATCAAGGACAATGATTTGAATCAGCCACACAAGCGCAGAAAGGGTGCTGGTGATTCAGCTATTGTGAACACTGAGGAGCAAATCAATGTGGCAGGACTAGAGGACAATGTAATGACTTGCAGCACTTAAAAAGGTTTGGTGTTGGATTGGAGCAAGCTATTTTGAAATTACAGACATagctatattttttttgattggATGGGTATATAGCTACATACATACATTATTAGCAGAACCAAAGCTATATAACTTTTTGTTGATGGCTAGCTCCTAGactttacttttaatttttgattgtTTAAGCTCGTTTAGTCGAGTAAAATTCCCCTGATGTTGGGATTTGTAGTTTTACTATAGCCTATATATAGCCTTGTATGGAATATGGATTGGTCATTGGAGTATGCTTTCATTTTGCAACTCTAAGAAAAATGAATGCATATAAATTATACATTGTCATTGCTTATGTAGTACTTTgttattgttaataaaaattattttatgtaaaattatttcATCTAATTTATGTACATTTGTAGTGGCTGGCTTGGATGGTAGAcatcttaaattttatatactattacaattataattataattagaagttaattttttgtataatcaaggtaaaataatgaaaatatttaattgtATTTATCCGATTATAGGTTATAGATGGGGTATTTTATTTATACTGAAAAGAGGGGCAATTACAATAAATTATGTCTATGGATTTAATAAAAATCAACACTAAATTGTCGATGTTACAAattaggaaaagtataggtaaataataaaaatactaaatgtGAATAATGGATATATTGGATATTCATTTTATTAGGTGTGTGGATAGTTaatctaatattaagatttaagtgGGTAATTTAAAAGTGTAGTATGTTTTGATTTGATTGGTGGTTATTTATGTTTAAGAAAGTTATTGGTTACCTAGTATTACTCTACAAATGGTTTGATTTGTTATTCAGACTCTCCTGGTTTAAAGTTTGTTAAAATGTCTGATAAATttgttttacaaaaataaaaatattatttaaaaaaattaatttttaataaatatatttatatataatatatcatatttaatatttataaaaaaatataaattttaaagtatttaaaatatacaaaactatttattattaacatAATAAGACTTTTATAAGAGGTTGAACCTGTATCTATTTTATAATAGGCCAAACTAAATTAAACACAAACCAGGCTACGGTCCTTGACAGACCGTGGTCTTTTTCCACCCTAATAATATCAAATGCTTTTATATTGATGGTGTATTAACTGTCTTTGATCTCAAagtttattgaaaatttttaaaaattattttcttgagatttttacttataaaaaatattagtattaatatttagtgtaatttttaaaattaaattgtagttttttaagaagctatttaaatgtttatacaaaaataaaaaaataacttcttttataataattttttattatattttttttaaataaatatttttaaaattaaaaaattaaataatttatttataagtttcttttaataaaaattttattatttaaattatttttttaaaatcaatttaattaagcTATTTTACCAAATTGGCTCTAtctaatgttaattttttttttgtttaccacGGTATCCCTCAACCCGGCAGGTTAAGGACTAATTCGTCGCagtactgagctccatttaagagtTTGCCGCtagccaatgggttgctgcatgcacaagcaGAATTCGAACCTCCAACACTTGTTTAAACGGTCTAGTGaactaaccactagaccaacccaacttggtttATCTAATGTTAATTAACTTTTCACTTTTTGCCAATCTCTTACAGAAAAATTGGGCCTACGTAATCTTTACCTGGAGATATTGGCACTTGATGAGTTgccccttctttttttttttttcaaaaattattaacatGCCCTTCTTTTGAGTGAGAGCAATGGCatttttaaataagtaataaaagTGCGAAATGCTATTCAACGCGGAAGTAGAGATTTCAATGGTTGGTAGATTAATTCTCTATCAAAGACCAATTAAGCAAGAACACACCGGATGTAACATCAACCCCAGGTCTACTTAATTTGTAAGGTAATCTAGaactatataattaattaacaattggAGGAAAAGTCCATGTATGGCGTTACCCAAatttaagtaatatatatttggtAGTTACAAAGAATTTGCAATCCACTTTCCAGCCAGGTTCCAGCGTAACGACGGAGTTTCTCGACTTACATTTTTCAAATATGTGAATCTACTCAATCTAGAATTCCTCCTGTTTTTGATTTTATGCTTTTAGCGCCAAATCACGACTCTCATAGTAAGTACTATTGAAatgtattatttgtattttggatTACCGAGTTAATACGTGTCCTGCTCAACTTAATGATAAAATagagtatttaaaattttaaattgtatacAATAACTATTATAACAACAAAGTTTTGTCTCAATAAATGGGATAGGTGGGGTTAGATATATGGATTAAACGATATAATTAAGCTCTATCATATATTATGTCTACAGTAACAactattatatgtaaattttgttTAACCACTTCATGAATAATCTTCTTAAGTCATCATCTGTCTTTTACCTTTTATCTATATTTTATCTCATCCCTCCTCCTGACTAAGTGATCTGTTGGTCCTTttttctcacatgtccaaaccagcTTATAGCATCTTTTTCACAATAGATGCTATTCCAACTCTCTTATATCTTTGTTCTTTATTCGATCCATGTCTGACCACTTATTCATCTCAACATCTTTATCAAAGTCACACTTAACTTATGTTTGTGTTCTTTTTTGACCGCCTAATACTTTATACCATAAAGTATAGTTGGTCTGGTAGTAGtatgataaaatttattttttaaattttaaaggtaTTTTTTTATCACATATAAAATCAGACATACTTTACCATTTtgactaatttatttgaatcctataatttacatatttaaagcatttaattttttataggatgttttttctaatttttatcaaaaattttaaattatatataaagtaaaaattatatatatttcacaAATAACAATCTTGTTACTAAAATTTaaacagagatgagtaaaagatataatttttaacaaaaaaaagtatGATTAAGATAACTGGATGGGAAGgtaaaataaaggaaatcaTAAACTATATTAAGTATTTcataatgataaataaatttgttgGTTATCCATAAAAATAGATttgtatcttttaaattttgaattttattttatagaataatatataatctCTCACCACTTATTTTATAAAGAAGactaagagaagaagaaattattctttatctttttatgtgaaattcaaaaattagaagatttaaattcataaaaatatattgatataaaaacaatttaaaaaataacatataatataacgtttaaatttaattaaggtgaaaactcagatgcagttaaatttaaaaaaaaaataattaagagtCACTAAATAACTtgatatatttaactaaattatcagTTTTGGAGAGAGTTTTCACCCATAATTAAACATataatcatattataaaatgaAATGAAGGGCCTTAGTCCTTACCGTCCGCTGGTGATTGGTTGACGGGTTGACTGACTTTGGAGTCTACTCTGGAAAAGTCCCCAAAGATTTAAGTAAAGTAAGTTGTAACTCCCAAACCCACGTCGATGGCAAAGCCTAATAATATATAAACAGAGAGATGGCCACAACCACAACGCACTTCATAGCACGATGGAGTATCCAAACCCGAGAGGCaagataatgatgatgaagcCTCTGCTTTCTTTTTGTCTTGTCAGTCTTTTGCTTTCCTtgcttctcttcatcttctactcCTTGAAGCCCTTCCTCCTCCAGCAGTTCTCCAAGACCTGCATCTTCCTTCTCTGCAATGGACTCATGTTCTTCATAGCCATCAACTCTGGTCTCAATGCATCCCCGCCAGAAGAAGAAAACACTTTGATGATAGTGGAACGTGATGAGAATTCATTGCAAGACACTCTTGAACAAGAAGACTTTGAAGACAAGATTGTAACCGTGGTAGAACAACAAGTTGAGAGAGGGGAAGAGGCAAATAATACTATAGTGATCGTTGATGGACATGGTACAGTGGACACAGAGGAGTTAAACAAGAAATGCGAAGAATTCATTAAGAAGATGAAAGCAGCATTCAACTCTGAAGCAAGAGATAACCGGTGGCTGGTCCCTGCATATTATCCTCCTCTTTCTCTTGTAACTTAAAAGAAACTG comes from the Arachis duranensis cultivar V14167 chromosome 7, aradu.V14167.gnm2.J7QH, whole genome shotgun sequence genome and includes:
- the LOC107496074 gene encoding E3 ubiquitin-protein ligase ORTHRUS 2 (The sequence of the model RefSeq protein was modified relative to this genomic sequence to represent the inferred CDS: added 149 bases not found in genome assembly); the encoded protein is MAHSKALPCDSDGACMLCKQKPPPHECLTCRTCHTPWHQPCLPAGTGPPTMAEVSTWECPDCADPAPVQASAPAVAGNSDSLVAAIRAIQGDTSLTDEEKAKKRQELVSRSSKPLAAAENGKAEKDIFDGSLNCSICMQLPERPVTTPCGHNFCLKCFQKWIGQAKRTCANCRSQIPPKMAENPRINDQLAIAIRLARQMKATGMVGAVAQPKVYVSRKNDELPDTCFTTERAKKTGKANACSGKIFVTIPSDFLGPITAEYDPRNNRGVLVGDTWEDRMDCRQWGAHFPHVAGIAGQKGFGAQSVALSGGYVDDEDHGEWFLYTGSGGKDLSGNKRTNKTHSFDQKFDNMNEALRVSCQQGYPVRVVRSHKEKRSAYAPQFGVRYDGVYRIEKCWRKKGIQGCLVCRYLFVRCDNEPAPWTSDEHGDRPRPLPVVKELKGAIDVTERKKAAAWDYDEEKECWMWKRPPPPSKKMDAIRCENGISEKIKIVRKVKTKPVRDRLMKEFACLLCRKVLSVPVTTPCGHNFCKSCLEGAFSGKSFIRKRGSEGGRTLRAQKNVMKCPSCSIDIAEFLQNPEVNRHMMSAIEALLREAEMEESSEVSNDKNDENIETVNDDDGTEVSKPCDSGENVLEEIKDNDLNQPHKRRKGAGDSAIVNTEEQINVAGLEDNVMTCST
- the LOC107496100 gene encoding uncharacterized protein LOC107496100, with product MEYPNPRGKIMMMKPLLSFCLVSLLLSLLLFIFYSLKPFLLQQFSKTCIFLLCNGLMFFIAINSGLNASPPEEENTLMIVERDENSLQDTLEQEDFEDKIVTVVEQQVERGEEANNTIVIVDGHGTVDTEELNKKCEEFIKKMKAAFNSEARDNRWLVPAYYPPLSLVT